In Arthrobacter sp. SLBN-83, one DNA window encodes the following:
- a CDS encoding HU family DNA-binding protein, whose amino-acid sequence MAKNRSELVAEVAGKAGTSQAAVNSVLDALFEVFETSVAAGEKITIPGWLAVERTDRAARTGRNPQTGETIQIAAGHSVKLTAGSKLKAAVSKK is encoded by the coding sequence ATGGCTAAGAACCGTAGTGAACTTGTTGCAGAGGTAGCAGGCAAGGCCGGCACCAGCCAGGCTGCCGTTAACTCCGTCCTCGATGCACTGTTCGAGGTTTTCGAGACTTCTGTCGCCGCCGGCGAGAAGATCACCATCCCGGGCTGGCTCGCAGTTGAGCGCACCGACCGTGCAGCCCGCACCGGCCGCAACCCGCAGACCGGCGAGACCATCCAGATTGCAGCAGGCCACAGCGTTAAGCTGACCGCCGGCTCCAAGCTGAAGGCTGCAGTCTCCAAGAAGTAG